The following coding sequences lie in one Rutidosis leptorrhynchoides isolate AG116_Rl617_1_P2 chromosome 6, CSIRO_AGI_Rlap_v1, whole genome shotgun sequence genomic window:
- the LOC139853530 gene encoding uncharacterized protein: MANGCVARENLPNTSGQVLKKAKKHCFMSLRIWSIAIDDAKELFTLMFYCISFLQANSDENKFATQFAVNCPKQTGKIDASHSHGYLRSCPSSSGSGRFIGSRSGNRLVKPVRIRAGSWNVGTLTGKLYELVETLRKRKVDILCVQETRWKGRGAVKIKDYKLWFSGSRVARNGVGIIIGPPHNENVVDVSRRGDRIMSVRNKCRGLSGAHGGFGYGVRNEEGLRNEEGLSILDFAVAHDLVFANSFFKKTNAQLETFHSGGNSTQIDYLLLRRGDLRTCGDCKALTDLTCSSQHRLLVMDLVLRRRVTMSVRPVQPIILWKKLNGEKAETFKTLVVERVEAEVEMVSHEDADQIRNCLESTIREATNEALGVAVGTSRGHRSDRESWWLSDEVQSKVALKQLRKLDSKEGANDIYKIAKARERRRRDLDNIKFIKNEAGQTLVKEDEIRKIWEGYFSSLFTGGRPECLEDPQES; this comes from the exons ATGGCGAACGGGTGTGTAGCGCGTGAGAATTTGCCGAACACTTCGGGCCAAGTCCTGAAGAAAGCTAAAAAGCATTGTTTTATGAGCCTGC GAATATGGAGTATTGCAATCGATGATGCAAAAGAATTATTTACACTGATGTTTTACT GCATCTCGTTTTTACAGGCAAATAGCGATGAAAACAAATTTGCGACACAGTTTGCTGTTAATTGTCCAAAGCAAACT GGTAAGATAGACGCTAGTCATTCTCATGGTTACCTGAGGTCATGTCCTTCGAGCTCTGGGTCGGGTAGGTTTATAGGATCTAGAAGCGGCAACAGGTTAGTGAAGCCTGTTAGGATTAGAGCGGGTAGTTGGAATGTGGGTACTTTGACCGGCAAACTTTATGAACTAGTGGAGACTTTACGTAAACGTAAAGTGGACATCTTGTGtgttcaagagactagatggaagggtcGAGGGGCGGTTAAGATCAAGGACTACAAGCTATGGTTCTCGGGATCGAGAGTAGCTAGAAACGGTGTTGGAATTATTATTGGCCCACCCCATAACGAGAATGTCGTGGATGTGAGCAGACGGGGCGATAGAATTATGTCGGTTAG GAACAAATGTCGAGGGTTATCCGGGGCCCATGGGGGTTTTGGGTACGGAGTAAGAAATGAGGAAGGGCTAAGAAATGAGGAAGGGCTCTCTATTCTTGATTTTGCTGTTGCTCACGATTTGGTTTTTGCAAATTCGTTCTTCAAGAAGACGAATGCTCAGTTAGAAACCTTTCATAGCGGGGGTAATAGTACCCAGATTGACTATTTGTTACTTCGCAGAGGGGATCTTAGGACATGTGGGGACTGTAAGGCCCTGACTGACTTGACATGCTCCTCCCAGCACAGATTGTTGGTCATGGATTTGGTTCTCCGGAGACGGGTCACCATGAGTGTAAGGCCCGTCCAACCTATAATCCTATGGAAGAAGTTGAACGGAGAGAAGGCAGAGACTTTTAAGACTTTAGTTGTAGAAAGAGTGGAGGCAGAAGTGGAAATGGTATCTCATGAAGATGCGGACCAGATCAGGAATTGTCTGGAGTCCACCATTAGAGAGGCAACCAACGAAGCCTTGGGTGTGGCAGTAGGAACTTCGAGAGGACATAGGTCGGATAGAGAATCATGGTGGCTTAGTGATGAAGTTCAAAGCAAAGTCGCTCTTAAGCAACTAAG GAAACTAGACTCCAAAGAAGGAGCTAATGATATCTACAagatagccaaagctagggagcgaaggCGCAGGGACCtagataacatcaagtttatcaaaaATGAAGCTGGTCAAACCTTAGTAAAGGAAGACGAAATTCGAAAAATATGGGAAGGGTACTTCTCATCCCTTTTCACCGGAGGAAGACCTGAATGTCTCGAAGACCCGCAAGAATCTTAG
- the LOC139853089 gene encoding uncharacterized protein isoform X1 produces the protein MLYTRKYWYSTEDKTLPISREDPTVVADYQYPRGICLLLILQGSMFYRIYVAAGSQLKTLESKMVFLFLEARPTIGYGSVSSFSCLECDLHQLNGTLLNDNSLFGFTTGSHVSKLWSILLTSPIVSSVTVNGEADGLKKSNPSLNHVELVAAIFRISGFHLFLRGYYTVFRTRKK, from the exons ATGCTATACACCCGAAAATATTGGTATAGCACTGAAGACAAAACATTACCGATTTCTCGAGAGGATCCAACAGTAGTTGCAGACTACCAATACCCTCGGGGGATCTGTCTGCTGCTCATTCTACAAGGATCGATGTTCTACCGAATATATGTTGCTGCTGGCTCACAACTCAAAACGTTGGAATCAAAAATGGTGTTTCTGTTTCTGGAAGCACGGCCCACAATCGGATATGGTTCAGTTTCTTCTTTTAGTTGCTTGGAGTGTGACCTGCACCAATTGAACGGAACACTACTCAATGACAATTCTTTGTTCGGTTTTACTACTGGGTCCCATGTCTCAAAACTTTGGTCTATCCTGCTAACTTCACCAATAGTTAGTTCTG TGACAGTTAATGGGGAAGCAGATGGCCTTAAAAAGTCAAATCCATCACTCAACCATGTTGAGTTAG TAGCTGCCATTTTCAGAATATCGGGTTTTCATCTGTTCTTAAGAG GTTACTATACCGTTTTTCGTACAAGAAAAAAATGA
- the LOC139853089 gene encoding uncharacterized protein isoform X2 translates to MLYTRKYWYSTEDKTLPISREDPTVVADYQYPRGICLLLILQGSMFYRIYVAAGSQLKTLESKMVFLFLEARPTIGYGSVSSFSCLECDLHQLNGTLLNDNSLFGFTTGSHVSKLWSILLTSPIVSSVTVNGEADGLKKSNPSLNHVELAAIFRISGFHLFLRGYYTVFRTRKK, encoded by the exons ATGCTATACACCCGAAAATATTGGTATAGCACTGAAGACAAAACATTACCGATTTCTCGAGAGGATCCAACAGTAGTTGCAGACTACCAATACCCTCGGGGGATCTGTCTGCTGCTCATTCTACAAGGATCGATGTTCTACCGAATATATGTTGCTGCTGGCTCACAACTCAAAACGTTGGAATCAAAAATGGTGTTTCTGTTTCTGGAAGCACGGCCCACAATCGGATATGGTTCAGTTTCTTCTTTTAGTTGCTTGGAGTGTGACCTGCACCAATTGAACGGAACACTACTCAATGACAATTCTTTGTTCGGTTTTACTACTGGGTCCCATGTCTCAAAACTTTGGTCTATCCTGCTAACTTCACCAATAGTTAGTTCTG TGACAGTTAATGGGGAAGCAGATGGCCTTAAAAAGTCAAATCCATCACTCAACCATGTTGAGTTAG CTGCCATTTTCAGAATATCGGGTTTTCATCTGTTCTTAAGAG GTTACTATACCGTTTTTCGTACAAGAAAAAAATGA